ATTTCCAGACCGTATCATCGCTCCCCAGGACATCAAAGTCATTTCTGACCCCATAAGTAACCAAATTTTGGGCGTCGATCCGGTCCTCACTGTCTACCGAGGGCAGATCTTTCTGCTCCACAGCCGGGAGATAGGCATAGCCTAGCTCTGGCCGCACCATATGCGTCAACCGCTGAAGACGGGAACCATCCATAGCAAAGTCACGCATAAAGATAGTCGACGTAGCAAGAGAAACATCCGACAAGGTCCGGTTCAAGACACCATCCTCGTAAGCGCTTGAGGTCAGACCACTGTCATCGACCTGATACATGGTCTGCCGAATCCCCACACCAGCGGTGGTTTCGAGGTAGGGGTTGATTGGGATCGGCGTTTTAAGGACCGGGTGTAAATCAAGCCGCTGTTCCCCGACCCCATCTTCGCGCCAATAATAGACATACCCAGTGTCCCAGGTCAGATCAGTTTCAGAGATAAAAGAGCGCAGGCCATCTTCGGCCGAACGCCCAGACAACAGAGGCCTGCTCCCGGCGAAAGCAATATTAGGCAGAGACCATGGATGGCTGGTTGATGACGTGGCGCTGGAATCATTGACACCCCGGACTTCGCCAGTCAAGGTCATTGCCGGCCATAGCTTATTAAGTTGCGCAAAACTGGAACGAACCTGGGTGGTCTTCGCACCAAGTCCACGACCATAATGATTGGCAAAGATTCGATTCCCTTCAGTATAACCGATCAGACCATCGGTATACTCCTGCAGAAAGTCCTGATCCGAGACCAGATCAACATCAAGCTTGCCGGTGACATTATGATTAAAATCCTGATCCACCTTACCGCGAACCCAATACCGGTTTGACTCAGTCCGGTAGATCCCATCCGACTTGAAATCATCGCCAGCACTATCCGTCAAATGATCATTAAGGTAGTTAACGGCCACAGTTCCTTTAGAGTTTTGGTCCTGAACATATCGATACTCAACAGCTGCTATCGGACCGCGGGACGAAAGCTCTCCGGCATAGAGGGTCATATCCTGACTAGGAGAGATATCAACAAAGAGTGGCGCCAAGACCCCGGCGCCATCACGGGTGCTCCCGGACAATTCCGGCAGCAAAAGTCCTGTCTTACGTCTTGTCTGGGTGGGAAAGGCGAAATACGGGGTGTAAACCAGCGGCGTGTCCTTAACCCTGAAGGTCGCGTGACGAAAGTGGGCAAACCCTTCCTGGGAGATATCAGCTCGACTCCAATTGATTTGCCAGGGTGGGACTTTCCCTTGCTCCGGATCACACTTGGTAATCCAGCCATCCTCCAGATGATAGGTGAGATTGCCGGTCTTTGCCACCTCCTCACCAGAGAGATACAAACTACGCTTGGGGAAATAAATGGTGGCCCGCTGCAAACGACCTGTTTGCCTGTCCATATCCAAATCGGCATGGTCGGCAGTGACATGCTCATCCTCTGAATCAAGAACGAAATTACCCCGAACCTTGATCAAATTAGCATCAGGATCAAGACGGATCCAGTCACCGGTGATGGTCAAGGGTTTCGGTCTCCCGCCACCACCTGATTCCGGCGCCGATACGCGATCAATTTGACTGACCGAGGATATTCCTTCCCTGACCAGCACGACATTACCTTCGGCAATGACGCAGGGTGGATCGACAAAACGGGAGACCTTATCCGCTGTCACCTGCCAAGGATTGGGAGTTGTGGCAATGGACGCTGCGCAAACAACCCCCGTCGAAAAAATCCCGAGAACAAGGGCAACAACACACCCATAGATATAGGCAAAGACCAAGGGGCTCGCCATCACAACCCTTTTTTTCAAGCGTGGTGACATCAGCCCTCGGACAGCACAGCTCCGGTACTCCCGGAAGTAACCATCCTGGCATAGCGAGCGGCGTAACCGGTGGTAATCTTAGGGGCAGGAGCCTGCCACAGCTTACGACGATTAGCCAGCACCTCCTCTGAGACATCAAGGGTTATAGAATGCTCGCGGATATTGATCATTATCCGGTCACCTTCTTCTACCAGGCCGATGGGCCCACCCACTGCGGCCTCAGGAGAGACATGACCGATACAGGCGCCTTGAGTGCCCCCGGAAAAGCGGCCATCGGTAAGCAACGCCACCGATTTACCCAACCCCATGCCGATAATGGCTGAGGTGGGGGAGAGCATCTCCGGCATCCCTGGGCCTCCTTTGGGGCCGCAATAACGAATAATCACCACATCACCCGGTTTAATCTGGCCACCCATGATAGCCGCCTGGGCTTCATCCTCAGAATTATATACCCGGGCAGGACCGGAATGCACCATCATCTCATCGCAGACTGCCGACTGTTTGACTACCGCACCATCCGGGGCCAGGTTGCCGTAGAGTACGGCAATTCCACCCACAGCATGGTAAGGGGCGCTGACCGACTTGATTATCTCCCGATCTCGAACCCTGACTTTACTTAAGTTCTCGCCCAGGGTTTGACCGGTCACCGTCATGACATCGAGGTGCAGACCTGTCTTGGTGTTACACAACTCGCCCATCACCGCCTGCACACCACCTGCCTCATCAAGTTGCTGGAGACTATGAGGGCCACCCGGAATAAGGCTGCAGACATGGGGAACCCGAACGCTCACCTCATTAAAGGTGGCAAGCGGCAAGTCAACACCGGCCTCCTTAGCAATAGCAGGGACATGCAACACCGTGTTGGTGGAACAACCTAGCGCCATATCAACGGCCATCGCATTTTCAAATGCCTCGCGGGTAGCGATGTCTCTCGGTCTGATATCATTTTCCAAAAGCCGCATTACCGCCATGCCAGCCTCTTTGGCCAAACGAATCCTGGCTGAGGCGACGGCAGGAATAGTGCCATTGCCCGGCAGTCCAAGCCCTAATGCCTCGGTCAGACAATTCATGGAGTTGGCAGTAAACATCCCGGCGCACGACCCACAGCCAGGACACGCCTTGTCCTCCAATTCACTGAGTTCATCCTCGGTCATGGTAGCAGCCCTGACCCGACCAACCCCTTCAAAAACACTGACCAAATGGACGTCACGTCCCTGAAACCGCCCAGTCAACATCGGACCACCGCTAACCATGATGGCCGGGATATTGACCCGAAGCATAGCCATCAACATTCCGGGGGTAACCTTATCACAGTTCGGGATCAGCACCAGAGCATCAAAGGGATGCGCCTGAGCCATGATCTCCACCGAATCGGCGATGATCTCACGACTGGCCAAAGAGTACTTCATCCCCGTATGATTCATGGCGATACCATCACACACTCCGATGGTGCCAAAGGCAATCGGCGTACCTCCGGCCATTCTCACCCCGGTCTTGACCGCCTCAAGTATCCTGTCCAAGTGAACATGACCAGGAATAATTTCGTTATGAGCATGGGCGATGCCAATTAACGGACGACTAATCTCTTCATTGGTGTAGCCCATGGCCTTAAATAATGAACGATGAGGAGCCCGTTCAATTCCTTTTTTTATGATATCGCTACGCATATCTCAGTCCTTTGTCTATTCGATAATATCGATGCGCAGAACAACGCCATGCACACCATAATATTTGATTACAATACACAACCTAGCCCCTACCACCTTAAAGGACGCGGAAATTACCAATTTACCATAACGCCTCCCGGCTTTGGGCCATCTTTGGTCGCGCCTCAATCACAAAATCCTCGACGTAGCGCTGCTACGCCTGCGGTTTTGTTCAATCGGCGCAACCAAATCTGACCCAGATCCGGGCGCGATCCAGGTAACTTGGTAATTTCCGAGTCCCTAAGGTAAATAACAAGCAATCAAACTTACGCGTCGGTGATATCCATGTCAAGGCAAAACTCTTTTTAAGCCGACTCTTTCTTGACATCCCCCTAACCTGATGGTATCATCGCAAAAATTTATTGTTTTGTTATGCTTCGTTTACCATCCTGCCTTACTGCCATCAATAAAAGCTCTCCCCACCGGCAGACCCCCTCTTTTGGCCCGACACAAATCTGCACAGCAATCGATATCAGCGCCACAGTCCTTCTTTCGTCCCTTATTTCCGGCGAAACGACAGTTGACCAGAATGGCGACATTAATACATCTCAATTCATCACAAATAAGGAACAACATGAGCACCGAAACACCAGATCAAATTGACAACGCCGAGGATAAACCCGAAGCAAAAAAACCCCGTCGCCCTTCAACTCCCAGATCAAGAAGCAAAAAGGCGCCAGCCTCAAGCCAGAGCAAAGAGGCCTCAGAGGTCTCCGGCACAGCCCCACAAGTCGCCGAGCCCACCACGGTTGCCTCCCCTCCCCCTGCCGTGCTACAAGAGTCCAGCGCTGATAGCGCCACAGCGAGTTCCGAGCCAGTAAAAAAACCGGCCCGAAAGAGAAAAAGAAGTCCCGCAAAAAAGAAAAGCATCACAGACACGCCTGCCACCCTCTCCGAAACGGAGACCTCAGCCGCGCCTGCCGCCCATGAGCCCGACATTGTTCCGCAACAGGAGCCTAACGCTGATAGCGTCACAGAAAGCTCCGAACCAGTAAAAAAACCGGGCCGGAAAAGAAGACGCAGTTCCGCAAAAAAGAAAAGCGTGTCCGACACCCCGATCGCCCCACCTGAAACAACGACACCAACCGATCCTGCTGCCTCAGAAGACGTCAGTGCCACGCAACAGGAACCCGTTGCCGAGAGCGCCCCAACGAACTCCGAACCAGTAAAAAAACCGGGCCGGAAAAGAAGGCGCAGTTCCGCAAAAAAGAAAAGCACGCAAATAACCCCGCCACCAAGCCCCTCTGAATCTGAGCCAGAGCCTGATGAAGAGACCGAAGATCAGACAAAAGAATCAGGAAAACCTCATTCTCTCAAACTTCTGATCAACGCTGACGAACCGGAGGAGTGCCGCGTAGCGCTGCTGGAAAACGGCAAGCTGGAATCATTTCATGTTGAGACTGTTTCTCGGGAACAACACAAGGGCAACATCTACAAAGGCCGGATTGTCTCCGTCGAGAGTAACCTTCAGGCTGCCTTTGTCGATATCGGCACGGGCAAAAACGGCTTTCTCCCTTTCAGCGAGATTCACCCCGAGTACTACAACAGGGAAGTCCCCCCTGACACCCACTGGAAAAATCACCGCATCAAGGAAGTACTGAACGAAGGTCAGGAAGTATTAGTCGAAGTGGTCAAAGATGTAACAGGCGGCAAGGGGGCAAGTCTAACCACCTACATCTCTCTCCCCGGTCGTTATGTGGTCCTCATGCCCGGCAGCGATTCGCACGGCATCTCAAAAAAAATCGACAACGAAAATGAACGGCAGAAGTTACGCGACATGTTGGCCTCCTGCAACATCCCGGAAGGAGTAGGCTACATCATCCGCACTGCCAGTGACGGCATTACCAAGACTGCCCTGACTAACGATGTCCGTTATCAAATAAATCTCTGGAGCGAAATCAAGGACAAAGGCCAGACTGAGTCCGCCCCGGCTCTGCTGTACAAGGAACAATCCATCATTGACCGTTTCTTGAGGGACCACTTTTCAAGCGAGATCGAGGAGATCCTGGTAGACAGCCAGGATGCCTTTGAACAAGTTACCAATTTCCTGGACCTACTCCCTGCCACCCAACGCAAGAAAACCACCGCCAAGCTTCACAAGGGTCCGCGTCCACTGCTGAATTCCTACAACATCGAAGAACAGATCGAGCAGATTTTCCGGCCCACGGTCAAGCTGCCCTCCGGCGGCTCCATCGTGATCAACCCCACTGAGGCGTTAGTGGCAATCGATGTCAACTCAGGAAGTACCGGTCGGGATAAAAATTTCGAAGAAACTATTTTCCTCGCCAACATGGAGGCAGCAGAAGAACTGGCCCGTCAACTCAGGCTTCGGGATTTAGGTGGATTAATTGTAGTCGACTTTATCGACATGCGCCCCTTGAGCAACATCAAAGAGGTGGAAAAGAAGGTCAAATCCAGCATGAAGCGCGATAAGGCAAAAGTAGACTTTACCAGGATTTCCAAGTTCGGTTTAATGGAGATCTCCAGGCAACGAATGGGGGCGCCAATCCAGACCGGCAACTACCAACCCTGCGAATACTGCCAGGGACATGGCCTGGTGCGCTCGGTAGAGACTCAAGCTCTCGCCTTTTTACGTCAGATCCAGACCGGAGTGACGCGAAAAAATGTCGCCACAGTCCAGTGCCTGCTGCCAACTGAGGTGGGCCAATACCTGTTAAATAAAAAACGTGCTGACTTGGCGGAAATGGAGAAGGACTATCGAGTGAGCATCGTAATTGAGACCAACGCAGCGTTGAAACCGGCAGAAGCGAAGATTGAGTTCATCAAGGAAAGATAACAAAGAAGGAATTCTGTAGGTTCTGTAGGAGCGGCTTCAGCCGCGATACGCTGGAGAAATCGCGGCTGAAGCTGCTCCTACACAAAGACTTTAACTGCATTCAAACAATCACAACTCCTGCCTGATCCGTAAAAACGCTGGAAACCGCGGCAAGCCACCTTTAGTCAAGCCGGTATAACGATAGGTAATCACGCTTCCGACGACAGGTGGCTCGCGGCGTTCGGCATCCGTAAATCCGGTGCCGATCAGAAACCGCAGTCCTGCTGCCGTCTCCACCTCCATCGCCCCCATCATCCCCAGATACTTGCCCGTGCCCGGTCGATGACCAACCACCTTGGCCTCATCATCCAGCCACAACTTTACCTTCAGGAGGTCAGAACTCCGGCCTCCGTGGTAAAGGGCCTCGGCCCGGTGCAGCATCAGACCCTCGCCGCCGGACGCAACCACTTCAGTCAGACGTTTTTTAAGCTCCTGATTCCCGGAAACCCGAGTTTGTGGCACCGCATGAACCCATGGCAAGTGAGTTTGATCGACAATTCTCTTGATCTGAGCGATTCGAGCAGTAAACGTTCCACTGGCGCCAGGCAACTCAAAGACCATGAAACGCACCTCCCGCCACTCATCCTCAATCGGCGCCTTTTTCCTGACAATCCCGACTAAACGTTGAAACGAACCACGCCCCATCCACAATTCACCATCCAGGCGCACTTTCGGAAGACCTGTTACAAACCAGGCAGGTGAGGCAATCGGATGACCGCTCCGAAATTTCAACTGTTCTCCATCCCAATACGCCCTTACGCCATCGTACTTTTCACTCACCCAGTACTGGGTAGGATCTTGATTGCTCTCCCAACCATAAACCTTGGCAAGTAGCAATGGAACAGCTGTTGACTCTCGTGCCTGGGCAGGAGAGGAGAGCACAATAATAGAAAACAGCAGAAAAGAAACTACAGTGCGCCACACGGTTCATCTCCACAAACAAGATTAGGCTAGACCATCAAGGCCGTGACCCAACACCAATTTGGCTTACGCTGGTCAGGGTATGCGCCGCAACACCAACTATAGTGGACCCCATGCTCACTTTATCTACGACCAGAGTCAGCTCACCAAAGCAAGTTTCTTTATTGACCGCACCTCATCCCCGGCAATATTCTTCTCTAAAACCGATGAGAAACCATGAGTATATTCCGGCACGATCATTTCCAGATGGCTCATGATCTGCGGCAAATCCCGCGCATGGGCCACCGACTCCAAGGTATTCAACTTACATACCAACCACTCCCAATCGACAAGACGAGCTTGAGCCAACTGCAGCTTTGGGTGCTCCGTGCCAACCACCCCCTCGCCAGAGTGAAAGACCTCTTCATAGAGTTTTTCTCCCGGCCTCAGGCCGGTATACTGGATCTGAATGTCTTCTCCTACGCGCAATCCAGACAAACGGATCATCTGTTCTGCCAGATCCCGAATCAAAACCGGCTCACCCATCTCCAGGACGAATATCTCCCCACCTTTCCCCATCGCCCCGGCCTGCAAGATCAAACCTACCGATTCAGGAATAGTCATAAAGTAACGGGTAATTTCCTTATGGGTCACAGTAACCGGACCGCCGACCTTGATCTGCTGTTCAAAAAGCGGGACCACCGAACCAGCCGAACCCAGGACATTGCCAAAACGAGTGGTAATAAATTTCGTCTTCGAACGCTGTGCCAAATTCTGGCAATACACCTCGGCAATGCGTTTGGTGGCTCCCATTATGTTTGCTGGATTAACCGCCTTATCAGTTGACACCAGCACAAATCGCCTCGCTCCAAAACGATCGGCCGCATCTGCCACCAACCGGGTACCAACAACATTATTACATACCCCCTCGACCGGATTCTTCTCCACCATCGGCACATGCTTATAGGCAGCGGCGTGAAACACTACTTCCGGCTTAAATTCTTTAAAGACCCATGTCACCCGGTTCTCTACCTTGACATCTCCCAGCACAGCAATCAAAGCAAGATCGGGAAATTTACCAAGCAACTCCAGCTCGATAGCATATAAATTAAACTCACTATGATCAAAAATGATCAAGCACTTGGGCCGACTCTTGGCAATCTGCCGACAGAGCTCCGAGCCAATGGAACCACCACCGCCGGTGACCAGAACGGTTTTACCTTCCAGATAATCGGCAATTGCCGCGTCATCGAGTTTAACCGAATCACGCCCAAGAAGATCATCAACCGTGATATCACGTAGGTGTTTGGATTGAATTTGCTGCCCGGTAAGCTCAAGCAGCGAGGGAAGGGTCTTGCACTTCACATCCAAGCGGGCACACTCACTAATTATGCCAGACACAAAACCACGACGGGCCGAAG
Above is a window of Desulfobulbaceae bacterium DNA encoding:
- a CDS encoding LPS-assembly protein LptD; this encodes MSPRLKKRVVMASPLVFAYIYGCVVALVLGIFSTGVVCAASIATTPNPWQVTADKVSRFVDPPCVIAEGNVVLVREGISSVSQIDRVSAPESGGGGRPKPLTITGDWIRLDPDANLIKVRGNFVLDSEDEHVTADHADLDMDRQTGRLQRATIYFPKRSLYLSGEEVAKTGNLTYHLEDGWITKCDPEQGKVPPWQINWSRADISQEGFAHFRHATFRVKDTPLVYTPYFAFPTQTRRKTGLLLPELSGSTRDGAGVLAPLFVDISPSQDMTLYAGELSSRGPIAAVEYRYVQDQNSKGTVAVNYLNDHLTDSAGDDFKSDGIYRTESNRYWVRGKVDQDFNHNVTGKLDVDLVSDQDFLQEYTDGLIGYTEGNRIFANHYGRGLGAKTTQVRSSFAQLNKLWPAMTLTGEVRGVNDSSATSSTSHPWSLPNIAFAGSRPLLSGRSAEDGLRSFISETDLTWDTGYVYYWREDGVGEQRLDLHPVLKTPIPINPYLETTAGVGIRQTMYQVDDSGLTSSAYEDGVLNRTLSDVSLATSTIFMRDFAMDGSRLQRLTHMVRPELGYAYLPAVEQKDLPSVDSEDRIDAQNLVTYGVRNDFDVLGSDDTVWKYGYASLSQAYDIREARRDVAPAERRRSFTNVLLNTWVQPVPKLRVLYRTAWDVYEDTVAFYQTGVSYSNLRDDKVLVAYRYNGPSDINQLNFNLGVRLARTLKAEAIVNHSLETDETIDSSLRLLYEPECWGMAFQATTTPDESYRFTLLFSLEGVGNILGLSQTMSSSGVGSVTP
- the ilvD gene encoding dihydroxy-acid dehydratase, yielding MRSDIIKKGIERAPHRSLFKAMGYTNEEISRPLIGIAHAHNEIIPGHVHLDRILEAVKTGVRMAGGTPIAFGTIGVCDGIAMNHTGMKYSLASREIIADSVEIMAQAHPFDALVLIPNCDKVTPGMLMAMLRVNIPAIMVSGGPMLTGRFQGRDVHLVSVFEGVGRVRAATMTEDELSELEDKACPGCGSCAGMFTANSMNCLTEALGLGLPGNGTIPAVASARIRLAKEAGMAVMRLLENDIRPRDIATREAFENAMAVDMALGCSTNTVLHVPAIAKEAGVDLPLATFNEVSVRVPHVCSLIPGGPHSLQQLDEAGGVQAVMGELCNTKTGLHLDVMTVTGQTLGENLSKVRVRDREIIKSVSAPYHAVGGIAVLYGNLAPDGAVVKQSAVCDEMMVHSGPARVYNSEDEAQAAIMGGQIKPGDVVIIRYCGPKGGPGMPEMLSPTSAIIGMGLGKSVALLTDGRFSGGTQGACIGHVSPEAAVGGPIGLVEEGDRIMINIREHSITLDVSEEVLANRRKLWQAPAPKITTGYAARYARMVTSGSTGAVLSEG
- a CDS encoding Rne/Rng family ribonuclease is translated as MSTETPDQIDNAEDKPEAKKPRRPSTPRSRSKKAPASSQSKEASEVSGTAPQVAEPTTVASPPPAVLQESSADSATASSEPVKKPARKRKRSPAKKKSITDTPATLSETETSAAPAAHEPDIVPQQEPNADSVTESSEPVKKPGRKRRRSSAKKKSVSDTPIAPPETTTPTDPAASEDVSATQQEPVAESAPTNSEPVKKPGRKRRRSSAKKKSTQITPPPSPSESEPEPDEETEDQTKESGKPHSLKLLINADEPEECRVALLENGKLESFHVETVSREQHKGNIYKGRIVSVESNLQAAFVDIGTGKNGFLPFSEIHPEYYNREVPPDTHWKNHRIKEVLNEGQEVLVEVVKDVTGGKGASLTTYISLPGRYVVLMPGSDSHGISKKIDNENERQKLRDMLASCNIPEGVGYIIRTASDGITKTALTNDVRYQINLWSEIKDKGQTESAPALLYKEQSIIDRFLRDHFSSEIEEILVDSQDAFEQVTNFLDLLPATQRKKTTAKLHKGPRPLLNSYNIEEQIEQIFRPTVKLPSGGSIVINPTEALVAIDVNSGSTGRDKNFEETIFLANMEAAEELARQLRLRDLGGLIVVDFIDMRPLSNIKEVEKKVKSSMKRDKAKVDFTRISKFGLMEISRQRMGAPIQTGNYQPCEYCQGHGLVRSVETQALAFLRQIQTGVTRKNVATVQCLLPTEVGQYLLNKKRADLAEMEKDYRVSIVIETNAALKPAEAKIEFIKER
- a CDS encoding DNA ligase translates to MWRTVVSFLLFSIIVLSSPAQARESTAVPLLLAKVYGWESNQDPTQYWVSEKYDGVRAYWDGEQLKFRSGHPIASPAWFVTGLPKVRLDGELWMGRGSFQRLVGIVRKKAPIEDEWREVRFMVFELPGASGTFTARIAQIKRIVDQTHLPWVHAVPQTRVSGNQELKKRLTEVVASGGEGLMLHRAEALYHGGRSSDLLKVKLWLDDEAKVVGHRPGTGKYLGMMGAMEVETAAGLRFLIGTGFTDAERREPPVVGSVITYRYTGLTKGGLPRFPAFLRIRQEL
- a CDS encoding polysaccharide biosynthesis protein, which produces MKYGVAKLFLSRWGAFAHDLLCIPLALILAYWLRFNLGDVPPQYLDGAKVMLLVAMPVQAALFWVFGFYRGIWRFASIPDLIRIIKSVVVGTALCALVVVVFLQVRVVPRTVVVLSPILLILLLSSSRIFYRYLKDHHFNLARKNGKRALIIGAGRAGDSLARDLLTSEIFQPLGFLDDDVQRLGREIRGVRVLGTCSDLEPVIKQLNIQTVLIAIPSARRGFVSGIISECARLDVKCKTLPSLLELTGQQIQSKHLRDITVDDLLGRDSVKLDDAAIADYLEGKTVLVTGGGGSIGSELCRQIAKSRPKCLIIFDHSEFNLYAIELELLGKFPDLALIAVLGDVKVENRVTWVFKEFKPEVVFHAAAYKHVPMVEKNPVEGVCNNVVGTRLVADAADRFGARRFVLVSTDKAVNPANIMGATKRIAEVYCQNLAQRSKTKFITTRFGNVLGSAGSVVPLFEQQIKVGGPVTVTHKEITRYFMTIPESVGLILQAGAMGKGGEIFVLEMGEPVLIRDLAEQMIRLSGLRVGEDIQIQYTGLRPGEKLYEEVFHSGEGVVGTEHPKLQLAQARLVDWEWLVCKLNTLESVAHARDLPQIMSHLEMIVPEYTHGFSSVLEKNIAGDEVRSIKKLALVS